In Clostridium sp. DL-VIII, the following proteins share a genomic window:
- a CDS encoding ABC transporter permease subunit, which translates to MMKYSWESKAYTFLSCIFFIGVWQLIAVAVNNDIYIPRLEQVFKAIVEILNNKNFGKIVLESFYRTLLSYGVALIISMILGILGVAYPFFKYLLEPINSFGKTIPTMVLVVLSLVWFDKEKTPFVVGFAVILPILYEGIRNNIMQIDKKIIDMTKVYEISLIDKIRKIYFPVMKFYFMSIFVSTFALTFKVVIAGEVYGQPKFGIGSQIQIEKVNFNVPGIFAWIVIIVIISLVLEVINKLLKKRVYGWDK; encoded by the coding sequence ATGATGAAATATTCATGGGAAAGTAAAGCATATACTTTTTTATCATGCATATTCTTCATAGGAGTATGGCAGTTAATTGCCGTAGCAGTAAATAATGATATATATATACCAAGGTTAGAACAAGTATTTAAAGCTATTGTAGAAATTCTTAATAATAAAAACTTTGGCAAAATTGTTTTAGAAAGTTTTTATAGAACCTTATTAAGTTATGGGGTAGCTTTGATTATCTCAATGATTTTAGGGATACTAGGTGTAGCGTATCCCTTTTTTAAGTATTTGCTGGAACCTATAAATTCCTTTGGAAAAACAATACCAACTATGGTGCTGGTTGTTCTTTCGCTAGTATGGTTTGATAAAGAGAAAACACCATTTGTAGTTGGATTTGCTGTTATTTTACCAATACTGTATGAAGGAATAAGAAATAATATCATGCAGATAGATAAAAAAATAATTGATATGACTAAAGTATATGAAATCAGTTTAATTGATAAAATTAGAAAAATATATTTTCCGGTTATGAAATTTTATTTTATGAGCATTTTTGTATCAACCTTTGCACTTACCTTTAAAGTAGTTATTGCAGGAGAAGTATATGGCCAGCCGAAATTTGGAATAGGCTCTCAGATACAAATAGAAAAAGTGAATTTTAATGTACCTGGAATTTTTGCGTGGATTGTTATTATAGTTATTATATCTTTGGTTTTAGAAGTAATAAATAAGCTATTGAAAAAAAGGGTATATGGGTGGGATAAATGA
- a CDS encoding spore germination protein, which yields MNVSSNFNETIQLIHSHLAIDKSFDIVERKFVVAGRNSVLYFLNGFIKDNIMEDILKSFFKISPETMNLYKTFDDFMNNEIHHVSVESQSDLDKVILSLLTGQTILYVDGYPAFAILDLRTYPGADSSKPEKEKTLRGGRDGFIEKLVFNTAFLRRRIRDPRLVCEIHQIGDVSQTDVCLAYIDGVADTKAHDLIVDSLSKIDIKALTLGDQSLIDVMCRKNWLNPLPKVRYTERPDIAAAHIVEGKIAVIVDNSPNIMILPTGVFDFLQDINDYYFPIFTGNYLRIVRNLVMLATILLTPVYLLFVNGNVFAPAFFDFLKPQDYFAIPILYQFILLEFAVDVLKLAGLNTPSPLGSAMSLIGGLILGEYAIKTGWFIPQSILYMSIVTLGDFTQPSIEMNFALKFARMILLILCGFFGFWGFIGGIIFILIVMASTKTIAGDKYFYPLIPFNWKSLKNLLFRTRISKDVQ from the coding sequence TTGAATGTCTCATCTAATTTCAACGAAACTATTCAATTAATTCATTCACATTTAGCAATAGATAAAAGTTTTGATATTGTTGAAAGAAAATTTGTAGTAGCCGGACGAAATTCCGTTTTGTATTTTTTAAATGGATTTATAAAAGATAATATAATGGAAGATATATTAAAGTCCTTTTTCAAGATATCTCCCGAAACTATGAATTTATATAAAACATTTGATGATTTTATGAATAATGAAATTCACCATGTATCTGTCGAAAGTCAGAGTGATCTTGATAAGGTCATATTATCTCTATTAACAGGTCAAACAATACTATATGTTGATGGATATCCTGCATTTGCAATCCTAGATTTACGTACTTATCCAGGTGCAGATTCATCAAAACCAGAAAAAGAAAAAACCTTAAGAGGCGGAAGAGATGGTTTTATTGAAAAATTAGTATTTAATACTGCTTTTCTTCGAAGGAGAATACGTGATCCTAGATTAGTTTGCGAAATACATCAAATTGGTGACGTATCACAGACAGACGTCTGCCTTGCATATATAGATGGAGTGGCAGATACTAAAGCTCACGATCTAATAGTTGACAGTTTATCAAAGATAGATATAAAAGCCTTAACTCTTGGTGATCAAAGCTTAATTGATGTGATGTGCAGGAAAAACTGGCTTAATCCTTTACCAAAAGTAAGATATACTGAAAGACCTGATATAGCTGCTGCTCATATAGTTGAAGGAAAAATAGCAGTCATTGTAGATAATTCTCCAAATATCATGATTCTTCCAACTGGAGTTTTTGATTTCTTGCAGGATATAAATGATTATTATTTTCCTATATTTACAGGAAACTATTTGAGGATAGTCAGGAATTTAGTAATGCTTGCAACAATATTACTAACTCCAGTTTACTTACTTTTTGTAAATGGTAATGTCTTTGCTCCAGCTTTTTTTGATTTTTTAAAGCCGCAGGATTACTTTGCTATTCCAATACTATATCAATTTATTCTTTTAGAATTTGCTGTGGATGTATTAAAACTAGCAGGCTTAAACACGCCAAGTCCACTTGGAAGTGCAATGTCATTAATTGGAGGTTTAATCCTTGGTGAATATGCAATAAAAACAGGCTGGTTTATTCCTCAATCTATATTATATATGTCTATAGTTACTCTTGGAGACTTCACTCAGCCTAGTATAGAAATGAATTTTGCTTTAAAATTTGCAAGGATGATTCTATTAATACTTTGTGGTTTTTTTGGATTCTGGGGATTTATAGGTGGAATTATATTTATACTAATAGTCATGGCAAGTACCAAAACAATAGCAGGAGATAAATATTTCTACCCACTAATACCATTTAACTGGAAGAGCCTGAAAAACTTATTATTTAGAACAAGAATATCAAAAGATGTACAATAA
- a CDS encoding PhnD/SsuA/transferrin family substrate-binding protein, producing MKKKLSLFLVGILSVATLVGCGNSNSTQGESTKKVVETKDVNFVTPDGLTAMAVAKLVKEKPEVKAGYNINYTIEQNSDSLVTSVMKNEPDVAIVPSNVAATVYNKNQEYKIAGTIGFGSLYIGTTNENQNINDLKGKEIYNIGKGLTPDIIARTVLKDKGIDADKDVNFSYVNSVNELAPIILSGKTQYAVIPEPALSTVQSKNDKFNIMLDLNEEWKKINNSEYGYPQSTIIVKKELYDEDKEFVNNLLNQVEESEKWANSNKEALGDYCEEIGVSAQKPTVIKAVDRANLKYVDIKDSIKDYKTYFEKLNAFDPKTIGGKVPDDEIFMGK from the coding sequence ATGAAAAAGAAATTATCGTTATTTCTAGTGGGAATACTATCAGTAGCAACACTTGTTGGATGTGGAAATAGTAATTCTACTCAAGGAGAATCAACAAAAAAGGTGGTAGAAACTAAGGATGTTAATTTCGTAACGCCAGATGGACTTACAGCTATGGCAGTAGCTAAGCTTGTAAAAGAAAAACCGGAAGTTAAAGCTGGATATAATATAAACTATACAATAGAACAAAATTCTGATAGTTTGGTTACAAGTGTTATGAAGAATGAGCCAGATGTAGCAATAGTTCCGTCTAATGTGGCAGCTACTGTATATAATAAAAATCAAGAATATAAGATAGCTGGAACAATAGGTTTTGGGTCGTTATATATAGGTACTACAAATGAGAATCAAAATATAAATGATTTAAAAGGGAAAGAAATTTATAACATAGGAAAGGGATTAACTCCTGATATAATTGCAAGAACTGTTCTTAAGGACAAAGGAATTGATGCAGATAAAGATGTTAATTTTAGTTATGTAAATTCAGTAAATGAATTAGCTCCAATAATTTTGTCTGGAAAAACACAATATGCAGTGATACCAGAGCCAGCATTATCTACTGTGCAAAGCAAAAATGATAAGTTTAATATAATGCTGGACTTAAATGAAGAGTGGAAAAAGATAAATAACTCTGAATATGGATATCCACAATCAACAATAATAGTTAAAAAGGAATTATATGATGAGGACAAAGAATTTGTAAATAATCTTTTAAATCAAGTTGAAGAATCAGAAAAATGGGCAAATAGTAATAAGGAAGCTCTAGGAGATTATTGTGAAGAAATCGGAGTATCAGCTCAAAAGCCAACAGTAATAAAAGCTGTTGATAGGGCAAATTTGAAATACGTTGATATTAAAGACAGCATCAAAGATTATAAAACATATTTTGAAAAGTTAAATGCATTTGATCCAAAAACAATAGGAGGAAAAGTGCCAGATGATGAAATATTCATGGGAAAGTAA
- the asnB gene encoding asparagine synthase (glutamine-hydrolyzing) translates to MCGIAGLVNFKENIVQDKGILEKMIKTLEKRGPDAKGYYISPNVLLGHRRLIVVDPEGGIQPMTKTFQGKKYTLVYNGELYNTEDLRKELKKEGFAFDSYSDTEVLLTSYICWGKECINKLIGIFAFGIFDEDRKEVFLARDQMGVKPLFYTINNNTLVFGSEIKTILADPRIKREVDIEGLTEIFGLGPATIPGSGVYKNIKEVAPANCLLISGDNSVKKWEYWSVKAEECTETAEEAIEHTRELLIDAINRQLVGDVPLCTFLSGGLDSSAISAIAGKEFKRQGKKLATYSIDYEDNDKYFKSSLFQPTSDEVYAEMMAKFIGSDHRKVVLNHLDLALALKEAVISRDLPGMADVDSSLLLFCKEIRKDFVVGLSGECADEIFGGYPWFTRDEMFYLDTFPWARFVNDRKAIVNKDLKGMKLEELVRTQYEKSLSKVPHLDNESKRDYRMKEISYLNLKWFMVNLLNRKDRVSMRNSLEVRVPFADIRLVEYAFNLPAEIKLYKGREKGLLRAALEGILPEEIVYRKKSPYPKTHNPVYTDIVCKMIADILDKKSSPIHDIIDEKVVREIIETRGDSYKVPWYGQLMTGPQLLAYLVQVNIWLEEYNVNLLI, encoded by the coding sequence ATGTGTGGTATTGCTGGACTTGTAAATTTCAAAGAAAATATAGTACAAGATAAAGGTATTTTGGAAAAAATGATAAAAACCTTGGAGAAAAGAGGACCAGACGCTAAAGGTTATTATATTTCTCCTAATGTTTTATTAGGACATAGAAGATTGATTGTAGTTGATCCAGAGGGTGGAATACAGCCAATGACTAAAACATTTCAAGGGAAGAAATATACATTAGTTTATAATGGTGAGCTATATAATACAGAGGATTTAAGAAAAGAATTAAAAAAAGAGGGATTTGCTTTTGATTCTTATTCTGATACTGAAGTGTTACTTACATCATACATCTGCTGGGGAAAAGAATGTATTAATAAATTGATTGGTATTTTTGCCTTTGGTATATTTGATGAGGATAGAAAAGAAGTATTTTTAGCTAGAGATCAAATGGGTGTTAAGCCTCTATTTTATACTATAAATAATAATACTCTTGTTTTTGGGTCGGAAATAAAGACTATTTTAGCAGATCCAAGAATAAAAAGAGAAGTTGATATAGAGGGGTTAACTGAAATATTTGGACTTGGACCAGCAACTATTCCGGGAAGCGGAGTATATAAGAATATTAAAGAAGTGGCACCTGCAAATTGTCTTTTGATTTCAGGTGATAATAGTGTAAAAAAATGGGAATACTGGAGCGTTAAAGCAGAGGAATGCACAGAAACAGCAGAAGAGGCTATAGAGCATACAAGAGAATTATTAATAGATGCTATAAATAGACAATTAGTAGGAGATGTACCGCTTTGTACATTTTTATCTGGAGGCTTGGATTCATCTGCTATTTCAGCAATTGCAGGAAAAGAATTTAAGAGGCAAGGCAAAAAATTAGCAACTTACTCGATAGATTATGAAGATAATGATAAATATTTTAAGTCATCATTATTTCAACCTACTTCAGATGAAGTTTATGCAGAGATGATGGCTAAGTTTATTGGGAGTGATCATAGAAAAGTAGTTTTAAACCATTTAGATTTGGCACTAGCATTAAAAGAAGCAGTGATATCAAGGGACTTACCTGGAATGGCAGATGTAGATTCCTCTTTATTGCTATTTTGCAAAGAGATACGCAAGGATTTTGTAGTCGGCCTTTCGGGTGAGTGTGCTGATGAAATCTTTGGCGGATATCCATGGTTTACTAGAGATGAAATGTTTTATTTAGATACTTTCCCATGGGCAAGGTTTGTTAATGATAGAAAGGCTATAGTAAATAAAGATTTAAAGGGAATGAAATTAGAAGAATTGGTTAGAACTCAATATGAAAAATCATTAAGTAAAGTGCCTCATCTTGATAATGAGAGTAAAAGAGATTATAGAATGAAAGAAATATCTTATTTAAATTTAAAATGGTTTATGGTAAATCTTCTTAATAGAAAAGATAGAGTCAGCATGAGAAATAGTTTAGAGGTAAGAGTTCCATTTGCAGATATAAGATTAGTTGAATATGCTTTTAATTTGCCAGCAGAGATAAAATTATATAAAGGTAGAGAAAAAGGCTTACTCAGAGCTGCACTTGAAGGAATACTTCCTGAAGAAATCGTATATAGAAAAAAGAGTCCATATCCGAAGACTCATAATCCAGTTTATACAGATATAGTATGTAAAATGATAGCAGATATTTTAGATAAAAAATCTTCACCAATCCATGATATTATTGATGAAAAGGTAGTTAGAGAAATAATTGAAACTAGAGGGGATTCTTATAAGGTTCCATGGTATGGCCAACTAATGACAGGGCCACAATTACTAGCATATTTAGTTCAGGTAAATATTTGGCTTGAAGAGTATAATGTAAATTTGTTAATTTAG
- a CDS encoding ABC transporter ATP-binding protein: protein MNIRIRNLSKSYGKEEIFKNFNIEFQDYKINCIIGRSGCGKSTLLNIIAKLTEVQSGEISGISLKDISYVFQEDRLIEWITVKENLEIALKGYFDKTTINEKVDEVLKLVGIYDIKNKYPNALSGGMRQRVNIARAFGKPSKVILMDEPFKSLDYKLKYTIIDEFKNLLEKEKRMVILVTHDLDEAIYFRGNVFVLKNKPAEIAGVFNENLDKCKDKILEIM, encoded by the coding sequence ATGAATATAAGGATTAGAAATTTAAGCAAATCTTATGGGAAAGAAGAGATTTTTAAAAATTTTAATATAGAATTTCAGGATTATAAAATAAATTGTATCATCGGAAGGTCAGGTTGTGGAAAGAGCACTTTATTAAATATTATAGCTAAACTTACAGAAGTGCAAAGTGGAGAAATAAGCGGAATATCATTAAAGGATATAAGCTATGTATTTCAGGAAGATAGACTGATAGAATGGATTACAGTTAAGGAAAATTTAGAAATTGCCTTAAAAGGTTATTTTGACAAAACAACTATAAATGAAAAAGTTGACGAGGTATTAAAATTAGTAGGTATCTATGATATTAAGAATAAGTATCCAAATGCATTAAGCGGTGGAATGAGACAAAGGGTTAATATAGCAAGAGCCTTTGGAAAACCATCGAAAGTAATTTTAATGGATGAGCCATTTAAATCATTGGATTACAAATTAAAATATACTATAATTGATGAATTTAAAAATTTGTTAGAAAAAGAGAAAAGAATGGTAATATTAGTAACCCATGATTTAGATGAAGCTATATATTTCCGGGGAAATGTATTTGTTTTAAAAAATAAACCTGCTGAAATAGCAGGAGTATTTAATGAAAATTTAGATAAATGTAAGGATAAAATCTTAGAAATAATGTAG
- a CDS encoding YaaR family protein has translation MEIGRVRRGAVTSERKVVSEKKDFSRSFNQERHRQSEEQLNKMIGDIKKRGNKLVVTKTYVDVIMYKKMIKEYLESILKFMYETKKDISFWQTQYFITVDTVDEKLEELTNTLLSDEKENINIASTIDEIQGMIVDIYR, from the coding sequence ATGGAGATTGGTAGGGTAAGAAGAGGAGCTGTAACTTCTGAAAGAAAGGTTGTTTCGGAAAAGAAAGACTTCTCAAGAAGTTTTAATCAAGAAAGACATAGGCAGTCAGAAGAGCAGCTTAACAAGATGATAGGTGATATCAAAAAAAGAGGAAATAAGCTCGTTGTAACTAAGACCTATGTAGATGTTATTATGTATAAGAAAATGATAAAAGAATATTTAGAATCTATACTAAAATTTATGTATGAAACAAAAAAAGATATAAGTTTTTGGCAGACTCAATATTTTATAACTGTTGACACTGTTGATGAAAAGTTAGAAGAATTAACTAATACTCTTCTTTCTGATGAAAAGGAAAATATAAATATTGCATCAACGATAGATGAGATTCAAGGAATGATTGTAGATATATATAGGTAG